From the genome of Suricata suricatta isolate VVHF042 chromosome 3, meerkat_22Aug2017_6uvM2_HiC, whole genome shotgun sequence, one region includes:
- the RD3 gene encoding protein RD3: MSLIPWLRWNEGRPSSRRPAEMVLETLMMELAGQMREAERQQWERSNAVRKICTGVDYSWLASTPRPTYDLSPGERLQLEDVCAKIHPSYCGPAILRFRQLLAEQEPEVQEVSQLFRSVLQEVLDRMKQEEEARKLTRQWSLRPRGNLALATFKTRARISPFTSDIRTISEDVERDTPPPLRTWSLPEFRAPKED; this comes from the exons ATGTCCCTCATCCCATGGCTTCGGTGGAATGAAGGCCGGCCGTCATCCCGGAGGCCAGCTGAGATGGTGCTGGAGACGCTCATGATGGAGCTGGCAGGGCAGATGCGAGAGGCGGAGAGGCAGCAGTGGGAGCGCAGCAATGCCGTCAGGAAGATCTGCACTGGGGTGGACTACAGCTGGCTGGCTAGCACCCCCCGGCCCACCTATGACCTCAGCCCTGGTGAGCGGCTGCAGCTAGAGGACGTCTGTGCCAAGATCCACCCGTCCTACTGCGGGCCTGCCATCCTCAG GTTCCGGCAGCTGCTGGCTGAGCAGGAGCCCGAGGTGCAGGAGGTGTCCCAGCTCTTCCGCTCGGTGCTACAGGAGGTCCTGGACAGAATGAAGCAAGAGGAGGAGGCCCGCAAGCTGACGCGCCAGTGGAGCCTGCGGCCCCGCGGCAACCTGGCGCTGGCCACCTTCAAGACCCGTGCACGCATCTCTCCCTTCACCAGTGACATACGGACCATCTCGGAGGACGTGGAGCGGGACACGCCGCCGCCGCTCCGTACCTGGAGCCTGCCCGAATTCCGGGCACCCAAAGAAGACTGA